A stretch of Oryza brachyantha chromosome 4, ObraRS2, whole genome shotgun sequence DNA encodes these proteins:
- the LOC102712351 gene encoding uncharacterized protein LOC102712351 — MDTGTFYVSFFDGTTGCTWRNDDGRLSRGDLHILFVTVTSGEWTESTPGKLGEAEGEIVLTIVPKVVKKSHMHRTFVSQIISQRSTCMNEYLKMVNTNLFSFTLPLRIHDVLGSSVFNMEGKWAGYVTHHPTTSAGMRFGMRGDDFQHTLPKWMGEKQWEDIIQPYVEHELYLESIFDWQ; from the exons ATGGATACTGGAACATTCTATGTTTCCTTCTTTGATGGGACTACAGGATGTACCTGGAGAAACGACGACGGTAGGCTCAGTCGTGGGGACTTGCACATACTTTTTGTCACTGTCACGAGTGGCGAATGGACAGAATCAACGCCGGGCAAACTTGGAGAAGCAGAGGGTGAGATCGTGCTTACCATAGTGCCTAAGGTGGTGAAGAAATCCCACATGCATAGGACTTTTGTTAGCCAGATAAT TTCACAGCGTAGCACGTGTATGAATGAATATCTGAAGATGGTAAACACGAATCTTTTTTCATTCACGCTGCCTCTGAGGATTCATGATGTTCTTGGTTCATCTGTCTTCAACATGGAAGGAAAATGGGCCGGGTATGTCACTCATCATCCTACTACCTCTGCTGGCATGCGGTTTGGAATGAGAGGAGATGACTTCCAGCACACTCTGCCCAAATGGATGGGAGAGAAGCAGTGGGAG GATATTATCCAGCCTTATGTAGAGCACGAACTTTACCTAGAATCTATATTTGACTGGCAATAG